TTCTATACTCACAGAAATTATCCCCAACATAATTCAAAAGAGTTAATAAAGTTAATTCAATCATTAAAGCTTTTTACTAGCAAAGTTCTTACGAATGATACTGTGCAGGACTTTTTTAACAAGTAAAATTACCAAAAACATTTGAAATCATAAAATAAGATTTTTACTCATAACCTTTAAAATAACAAAATTATTTCAGAATTTTTAAATATACATTTAAGAAAAAAATTAAAGCACTATCTGTAGTGTTTGAACAATATCAGGTCTGCGCTACAGATAGGGGGTTGCATTTTTTAAGAAATTGGTTTAAAAATAAGGTTCCCCATCACCCGGCCCCACATATGTGAGGCCTTTTTTATTGTTTTTAAAATAGGATCTATCTAAAAGTATTATTTTATAAAACGAGTTATTCATTAACTGCTTTGATAATAAATAAAAATTATAGTTAATTTACTTTTTTAACTAATAAAACTGCTATAGACTTTTCAACAAAATGGTACTGCTATTTTCAACTAATTTATAAAAAACTTTTTATGGATTTAAATAATAAGCTGATACCAACCAAAACACAAACTGTTATGAAAGTTTTCTTAATTAGAATATTACCATTTAATTTTGACAGATGAGCTCCGAAATATCCTCCTGTAAAGGAACCAATTATTAATACTATCAATATATTTGAAGGAAGCGATCCTATTCTTGCCAAAAAAACTGCTCCAACAAAATTCCAAAAAATCCCAACAGTGAAGAATGTCATACTTATAGCTCGAAGAAAATCCATTTCAAAAGTTTTTATTAAAAGTATTGTTACAAGCAATCCAGTTCCTGAAGAAATAGAACCATTCAAGATCCCTATAAGGAAAATAAAAATTAAAAATCTAATTTTATGAAATAAATTAAGCTTATTATTACCTGATGATAAACCCAAATCTGGTTTAAGGAATGAGTAAAAAGCCAATAATATAGAAATTATTCCTAAAATTAAGTACAGAAACTCTTCTGATATAAATTCAACTATAAAAGACCCTAAAATCACCCCTGGCAATCCAAAAATTAAAATTTGCCAAGCAACACTTATATCATTACCTAAAGATTTGTAATTTCTTAAAGAACCTCCTATTCCTAGTGCTACTGTTGCTAATTTATGGCTAGCCAAAGCCTGATAATAAGGAACACCAGATAAAATCAATGCTGGCAATTGTAGTAATCCTGCTCCTCCTCCAGAAATTGCTGAGAACGTATTAGAAAAAAAGGATATCAAAAAGATATAAATACTTTTAACTAAAGAATGATCAAAACTTCCTAATAATACTGTTAATAGATAAAGCATTGACTATAAATTGCTAGTAATCAGGAAATATAATTATTTTCATAAGAGGCAAATAACTTTTTGGTCTGATTTTATCCTTTTTCAATCATAGTTTAATAAAAACTGTTATTATCAAAAAAATTATCAAGAATATTATGCATAAACAAGATGCAATTTACCTTGATCAGTTTTGTCCCAAGATAAGTAATAAAAATTGGAGAGAGTCACTTAATAAACTTACTAAGTATAAATGTATTTATTGCGGCAAACCATCAGAATCGCTTGACCACCTTCACCCAATGTCAAAAGGGGGGATTAGTAGTACAAGTAATTGCGTGCCATGTTGTTTGTCATGTAATGGAAAGAAATCAGATTCAGAAGTTCTTAGTTGGTACAGAAAACAAAGTTTTTATGATCCTCGAAGAGCTATGGCGATACGCGCATGGTTTAATGACGAATTAAAACTAGCTTCAGTGCTTTTGAACTATCTAAACTAAAATGAACAATAAATTGATTGTGATAAAAAACTATTTTTGAATATGGTTGAATAAGATCTTCCTATTCTTGAAAATAATTAATTTTTATTTAAATTATTCTTTTTATTTCTAAGTTTATTTTATTACTCTTTTCAAGAGCAATATTAGAAAAGTCATCCTTCCACATTATTGGGGAATCTAAAACCTTTCTCTCTGGCGACTTTACTGAAAAAATCAATCCAAATACAAAAAGAATAGTAATTAAAATGATTGACATTACTAATTTGTCTGAAATATTGTTCATAAACCTTATTTATCTAGAAAAATTTTTGTCAGGAGTGGTTTTTTCATAAATTTCAAGAAAATATGATTTAAAATAATCAACTCCCTCCTTTCCAATCAATCCAATTGACTCTCCACAATCATTTACTAATTGTAATGAAATTTGATTAGCCAAGTCACTTTTCTCAATCCATTTTTTCTGTGGATTATAAGAAAAAGATATAATGTTTTCAGTTTTTACAATAGCAGACTTCATTGCTTCATCTTTAGAAAAACCATTTTGAATAGCCTTGCAATATTCCCTGGAGAAATTATTAGAGATCCTATTTTGTAGCAAACTAACACTAGGGTCTGACGTATTAAAAGCTAAACCTATTGAAGGTTTTACTAAATAAAATATGAATAAAAGAAAACCAAAAATGAATTTTAACAATAGCTATTTATCAATCCTTATAAATAATATATTAGTTTTTTCTGATTGTCTTTTA
This is a stretch of genomic DNA from Prochlorococcus marinus XMU1412. It encodes these proteins:
- a CDS encoding sulfite exporter TauE/SafE family protein; its protein translation is MLYLLTVLLGSFDHSLVKSIYIFLISFFSNTFSAISGGGAGLLQLPALILSGVPYYQALASHKLATVALGIGGSLRNYKSLGNDISVAWQILIFGLPGVILGSFIVEFISEEFLYLILGIISILLAFYSFLKPDLGLSSGNNKLNLFHKIRFLIFIFLIGILNGSISSGTGLLVTILLIKTFEMDFLRAISMTFFTVGIFWNFVGAVFLARIGSLPSNILIVLIIGSFTGGYFGAHLSKLNGNILIKKTFITVCVLVGISLLFKSIKSFL
- a CDS encoding HNH endonuclease → MHKQDAIYLDQFCPKISNKNWRESLNKLTKYKCIYCGKPSESLDHLHPMSKGGISSTSNCVPCCLSCNGKKSDSEVLSWYRKQSFYDPRRAMAIRAWFNDELKLASVLLNYLN